The Radiobacillus deserti genomic interval GACTAATGACGTTGTTACCTATTTCTGCAACGCTAGCGTTTTTTGGTACGTTCTCTATGGCAGGCGTTCCTCTTCCATTTTTGAATGGATTCTACAGTAAAGAACTGTTTTTCGATGCTACTCTTCATGGGTCAGAATATAGTACAGCTATCGCTAATTTTATTCAACATGCATTGCCGTGGTTAGCTGTCTTCGGAAGTATCTTCACGTTTGTGTATTCCATGTACTTTGTGTTCGGTATTTTTCGTGGAAAAGCCAAGCTGGAACAACTTCCTAGAAAGCCACATGAAGCACCAATCGGAATGTTGATTTCCCCTATTCTCTTGGTTATCGGAGTCATCACGATTGGATTATTCCCTTCTTTGGTAAATGGGACATTGCTTGAACACGCCGCATACGCTGTATCTGGTATTCATGAACCACATAAAATTAAGTTCTGGCATGGGTTTATTCCACCTCTGTATATGTCTCTAGCCGTAGTTGGAATTGGCACATTACTGTTTGTAACTAAGAAAAAATGGGATACTGTATATAAAAAACTATCAGACCGATTCACGTTTAACCGATTATATGACCTGCTCATCGCAAAGACGGAGACAGTCCCAGCTTCTATTACAAAGAGCTATATGACGGGATCTCTTCGACTTTACGCACAATTAATCATTGTAGCCATGTTCATCGTAAGTATTTTTACACTCGTCACGAGTGATGGATTTGCATTTTTAGAAGCTGATCCATCTGAAATCAAAATTTCGGAACTATTAGTTGCTATCATGATGATTGTAGCTGCGGTTGGTACTATTGTGGCAAGGAATAATGTTGCGGCAATCTTAATATTAGGCGTTGTTGGGTACGGTTTATCCATTCTATTTGTTATTTATCGAGCACCGGATTTAGCGTTAACCCAATTAGTCATTGAGACTATCACTGTGGCACTTTTCCTACTCTGTTTCTATCATTTACCAAAAATGAAACCGAAACAGGATACGGTACGTACAAAACTGATAAATGCAGCTATTTCCATCGGATTTGGAACTTTATTAACCCTTGTTGCTATTTCTGCTCATAGTAGCAAATGGTTCCCAAGCATTTCGGAGTATTTCATTGAAACCTCCCATACTTTAGGTGGTGGAGATAACGTCGTGAATGTCATCCTAGTGGATATGCGTGGATTAGATACTTTGTTTGAAATCACGGTGTTAGGAATTGCAGCACTAGGAATCTATAGCTTAATCAAAATTCGTAAAAACAAGGAGGTGGACTGATGGAAATCATTATGTCCATCCTTGCAGGTATTTTGTTTACAACAGGGATATACAATCTTTTACAAAAACAGTTGATTCGAATCATTATAGGTACTGGCTTGCTCTCCCACGGTGCTCACTTATTTATTTTAACAATGGGTGGGCTTACGGATGGTAAGCCACCTATTTTGACGGATCACGATAGCCATAACTATGTGGATCCTTTGCCACAAGCTCTCATTCTAACATCCATCGTAATTAGTTTTGGGGTGACGAGTCTTTTATTAGTACTCGCTTATCGAGCTGCAAAGGAAAATGAAACGGATAATATGGACCAATTGCGAGGGAATGATTATGAGTAACTTAGCTATAATGCCAATCTTAATTCCGATGATTTCTGGGATATTTTTGGCCTTTTTCAACAAAAATATAAAGCTCTCCCGATTGCTTGCAAAAGCTTTAACAATCGGAAATCTTGTGTATGTCAGCTATCTTTTTTATCGAGTCAGTCAAGAAGGCTCTATTATTCTTGAAACTGGGGATTGGGCAGCACCGTACGGAATTGTTATTGTAGCCGATTTGTTGTCCACCCTACTTGTGCTCACAACTAACATCATTGCGCTTGCAGCTGTATGGTATGCTCCTTACTCATTAAATACTAAACAAGAGACACACTATTTTTACACTTTTTATTTTTTACTTATTACCGGGGTTTCAGGAGCCTTCTTAACCGGAGACTTATTCAACCTGTTTGTATTTTTTGAAGTATTGCTAATGGCTTCCTACGCTTTAATTGTTTTGGGTGGAGAAAAGGTACAGTTACGTGAATCGATCAAATATGTATTGATTAACTTATTTTCTTCTATCTTATTCGTTACAACAGTCGCTTTTTTATATTCTGTAGTTGGGACTGTTAACATGGCACACATTGCGGAACGGGTTGCAGAGGTGGATCAACGCGGTATTCTTACCACGATTAGTATTTTGCTATTTTTCGTTTTTGGTACGAAAGCTGCCTTATTCCCATTATTCTATTGGTTGCCAAGACCATATTCCGCTCCAAATTCAGTTGTTTCCGCACTATTCGGTGCGTTACTGACAAAGGTTGGAGTCTACTCCATTCTACGAGTGTTTACACTGATGTTTCCTCAACAAGAAACGAATACACATGAATTGTTTTTATGGATTGCGGGATTAACGTTAATTTTCGGGGTAATTGGGGCACTTTCCACTACGAATATCAAGTTAATTATCGCTTACAATGTCATTCCTGCTGTTGGCTTTATGATGTTAGGAATTGGCATTAACACGGAAACTGCCATAAGTGGAACTGTATATTATCTCGTACACGATATGATTATAAAAGGTGCGTTGTTCTTACTGGTTGGTGCAGTTGTGATTCTAACTGGAACTGCAAATATGAAGAAAATGAGTGGACTAATCCATCACTATCCACTTCTCGGTTGGTTGCTATTCTTAGCAGCATTTGTCCTCGCTGGTGTGCCACCGTTTAGTGGATTTATAGGAAAGCTATTATTATTACAAGCTAGCTTTAGTGCCGATCAGATTGCTCTCTCCATCATTGGGTTAGGGTGCAGCTTACTCATTCTTTTGTCTATCCTTCGTATTTTCATTCAAGTATTCTGGGGGGAAAAGGACGAATCGCTAAAGCCAAATAAAAAATTGGCGCGACAATTATCAATTCCCATTTCATTTTTGCTCTTCTTTTCAGTAGCACTTGGTCTCGGAGCTGAATTCTTTTATCCAACTGTTGAAAAGATTTCCAATTACTTAATGCATCCTGAACAATATATTGAATCTGTTCTAAGGGGGAATCCGTAATGGCTTTTCAAAATTGTCTTAAACATCATCATTGCGATTATGTGGATGTTTTTACAAGAAAGCTACACCTTCCCTACTTTTCTATTTGGCTACTTTATCGGGATATTGTTGTTACTCGTCTTGCAGCGATTTATTCCAGACGCGTTTTATTTACGAAGAGCAATCAACATTTTAAAGCTAGTAAAATTATTTATTAAAGAATTGTTGCTCTCAAATATCGAAATCGTAAAGCTCGTCTACAAGCCGAAATTAAATGTAGAACCTGGTATCTTTACATTGCCAACAGTCTTAAAGTCAGATTGGGAAATTACCCTACTGGCGAACCTTATTACGTTAACACCCGGTACCCTATCCGTAGCCGTATCGGATGATAATTCAGAGATTTTTATCCATGCGATGGAGCTAGATGATATAGAAGAATCCATCAAATCGATTAAAGAGACCTTTGAAAAGGCAATTATGGAGGTGACAAGATGAGTAGTATCACTGATTTCACACAGTATTTAATTCAAATCGTTACAATTGCTTGTTTTGTCATTACATCGATTTCATTGATTATATATTACTAATTCGGGCGATCGTTGGACCAACTAACCCCGATCGTGCTGTTGCCTTAGATGCAATTGGAATAAATTTAATGGCAATGGCTGGGTTGTTAGCGGTCATGTTACTGACCACTAAGTTTAACGATGTTATCTTGCTTATTGGAATCCTATTATTCATCGGAACCATTGCGATTGCCAAATACTTAGAAAAGGGTGTTATCATTGATAGAGACGTGGATTAAGGTCCTATTTGATCTAATCATTATCATCTGTTTGGTTTCTGGTACCTTTTTTATATTTTCTAGTTCGATTGGGGTCTTACGCTTTCCAGATGTTTATACAAGACTCCATGCGGCGACAAAGGCTTCTACTCTAGGTATCGCAGGAATAATGATTGGAGCGTTTATCTTTTTATATTTTGAGCATGGAATTGTAAGCGGAAAGTTAATTTTAGGCTTACTTTTCGTTTTACTAACAGCACCAGTCTCTGGTCATATGATTTCAAGAGCAGCCCATGAAAGCGGAGTTAAACCTTGGTTCAACAACAAAGAACAAGACGCCTATTCGACATATAAAGAGAAAACAGAACAGGAAGGCTAATAATTCGAGACATTCTTGATTAGAATGTCTCTTTTTTTATGGCTGAAGTTTTTACTGGACAGGCACAATTATGCCCTTGCTTACATAAAGTTAGTATATAGGCTCTAGCCCAAACAGTAGGAGGTGCATGTGCTTGTCTAGCATTCTAAGCGCACTAGCTTTTCTAATGAAGGAAGCGTTATTCTTCGTATCATATGTGAAAAATCATGCTTTCCCTCAACCTCTCCCCCCAGATGAAGAGGCAAAATACATCGAGCAAATGCAAGAAGGTGACGAAAATGCTAGAAATATGCTAATCGAGCATAACCTAAGACTCGTTGCGCACATAGTGAAAAAGTTTGAAAATACCGGTGAGGATACCGAAGATCTCATATCTATCGGGACCATTGGATTAATAAAGGGGATTGAGAGTTTTTCAAGTGGAAAAGGGACGAAACTCGCAACCTATGCGGCTCGTTGTATTGAGAATGAAATTCTGATGCATTTACGAGCCCTAAAAAAAACAAAAAAAGATGTGTCCCTTCATGATCCAATCGGGCAAGATAAGGAAGGAAATGAGATTAGTTTAATTGATATTTTACAGTCTGAAAACGAAGATGTCATTGAGTACATCCAATTAAATATGGAAGTTGAGAAAATTAGAGAGTATTTAGATATTCTTGACAAGCGCGAGAAGGAAGTAATCATATGTCGCTACGGGTTAAATAACGAAGAAGATTTAACACAGCGTGAAATCGCCAAAAAATTAAAGATATCTAGGAGCTATGTTTCTAGAATTGAAAAAAGAGCCTTAATGAAAGTGTTCCATGAATACTATCGAAAAGAAAAATTGAATGATCAATAATTAAGCCATTCACCTATACGCGAATTGGGATTTTATCATACGATATATCATATCCCATATTCGTTAAAGGTAGGTGATACTATGGCATATGGGGGATTTTCACCTTATTTTCAACCCATGTACGGAGAGTTTAATGACGAGATTGTAGAATATGAAACACCCGATTTTAGTTATGGTTCCGGCCCATCTATAGGATTTGGAGAACCGGTAGGATATGGTTATCCTAGTTATGGCTATGATTACGGTTACGGAGCTGGCCTTGGTGGAGTACCTGGGTATGGCTATGGGTACGGTAGTAACAATGGAAATGGATTTTTCATTGTGGCTATTATACTCTTGCTCATCATCGGTGGTGGATATTACTATTTTAATTATTTGTAAGAGGATACTAGGGCTTAGTTGCCCTTCTCATACGTTAGGAAAGGCGAGGCAAAGCCTTAGGTGGAACGTTTAGGAATACTAGTCCTATAACCGGTATCCACGTTTTTAAATAAACCTCTATTTCAAATTGAAATAGAGGTTTATTTTATCCCTTCATCCTCTTGAATACGAGTCATCCATTTTTTGAGTAGGCCAGCAAATACACCTGCTACAAATAGACTTGTCAGCATCAAAAAGACTAGGAAAATAGCTTTATCTAAATTCGGTTCTAAATACGTATTAATCAACATTCCAATGTAAAAATAGCTACTTACAATCAATAATGTAATTAAGAATCTACTATAATCTTCGATTTTTGCTTTAAGAAGTTTTCGATTTTCCTCCATGATGTCGTCCCCTCCCCTTCCAAAATCATACCATAAAAGTGAAAGGTTTTAGGATGTAAATCATGGAAACGTAATTACGATACCTTCTCCACCATATTCATAATTAAATTGGCTGCATTTGTAGCTGCTGTGTCTAAAAACGCATCAAAAGACACCGAGGATTCTTTTCCTGCAATATCCGATAATGCACGTACAATGACAAACGGAGTCCCGTATTTATAACAAACCTGTGCAATAGCTGCTGCTTCCATTTCTGCCGCGATCATTTCAGGGAACTTATTCCGAACGAATCTAATTCGCTCTTCATCTTGCATAAACGAATCACCAGTTGCAATAATTCCTTTTACTGCTTGAATGGAGTCTAATTCCGCAGCTGCTTTCAACGCGATATCCACTAATTTGGGATCCGCTTCATATTTTGCGGGCATTCCGGGAACTTGTCCATATTCATAATCAAACGCTGTTACATCGACGTCGTGATGTGTTACAGAGGAAGAAATTACTAAGTCTCCCACTTTTAATTGTGGAGCAAATCCTCCAGCTGAACCTGTATTAATCACGATGCTCGGGTTATAACGTTCTTGTAAAATTGTTGTGGCCACTGCTGCATTCACTTTTCCTATGCCCGATTGTAACACTACGACATCTTTTCCTCTCAACTGCCCCGTAATAAAGGTACTTCCTGCTATTGTTTCTGTTTGATTGTTGCTCATATTTTTTTGTAGTAATGCTACTTCTTCATCCATTGCTCCAATTATTCCTACTGTCATGATGTTGCCTCCTATTTGCTCTACTCTGTTTGTGCACCCGAGTCGTTGGAAGAATCTTCTTTAAATCGATGTTTTTGATCATTTTCTTTAAGTTGCTCTACAAGTGTTGGCTGCCATCCTTGATGATCCACCCACTTCACGGAAACACGATATATTTCTGTCTCAGAAGGATTGGAAACGGTAGCTTGTACAGATTGATCACCAGATCGTGAAACCCACCACTGTATCATATCGGTCCGACTTAATCCCGTGGCCATACTTACGGCATCCATCATTTCTTTCCAATCCACTGTTCCTTGTTCGAATGTAATAACGTGGTTTCCTTCTTGCTGCGTACCAATGGGTTCCCAATCACCTTGAAATGCTTTTATCACATTTGGGTCATCAGAAGGAACTTCTTCCACCACTGGATCGACTTCTTCCTCGTCACTTGTCTCCACGTCAGTGGTCTTATCTGAATCCGTGTCGGTTGTCGATTCACTTGAATCCAGTGTAGAGTCTTCCATATCTGATGAAACTGATTCTGTTTCAGGTTCCTCCTTGGTATCTTGTGCGGTTTCCTCTTCCCCCCCACCAAAAATGATAAGTCCTATAAGCACAACAAGAAGAATGCTCCCAATACCTATAAGAAAAGAAATTGCTTTCGTATTTTTTCTTCGCTTTTCAAACTTGTCCACTCTTGTGTATGGATTGTATTCGTCTGACATGAAGTCCCTCCTCAGTACCTTAGATCTAATAAGACCTTTAATAGGCTTAAGAAATGCTCTTGTATGATCCCTATTATACTATGATATCAAAAACGAACCAATGATACGTTCGTCCATTCTTTTTTACTATTTTTGTCGAACTACTTCTAGTTTTGGCATATCAGAAGGAGTTACTACATAAGTATCTAATATAACCTATGGAAGAAGCTAAGGAGTGTGTTTAACGTTGTTAAAGGTAACAAAGTTTGATCGAGCATTATGGGGGCAAACTTCATTCGAAGACATAGGATTTGATAAACAAAAGAACCAATTTGTTATTTTCTCTATCTCGATGGCAAGAAGATCAAATTTTTTGATGTGGAAGAACAAATTGTATTAGCCTTTATTGTAGCACAGGACAAGGATTCATTTGTAAGAAATACACTTCTTCCGCACCATCCGTATCAAATAGTAAATGGAAATATCTCAAAATCTTCCTAACTTCCATCTTTTTATCTTATTCCGGATTGAAAACCATCTCTAACAATAGCCCTCATAGTGAGGGCTATTGTTAGAGAATTAGGAGGAATCTCCTCGCAATAAATTAGAGACTATATCTCGATATATATTGTACGTAGTCGAAGCTTCATCAGATTGATATAAATCCACCACAACCATTGCATACTTAGGATTATCCTTCGGAAAATACCCTGCAAACCAATGATGGAATTTATTTTCCATACCTGTTTGGGCAGTTCCAGATTTTCCAGCTACTTGTAGCCCTTTAAATGTTTGTCCTGTCCCATTTTCTACAACCTGTTCCATTAATCCTTGTAGTAGTTTTGCAGTCTCAGGTTTTAGTTCATTTTTACGGTTCCGATGCATGGAAAAGTCAAACATCGACGTACCGTTCCTATACAGTATTTTTTGAACAGCCCTCACTTCTTTTTTATTTCCACCATCCGCTACTGTTGCCATCATATTAGCAATAGCCAGTGGCGTTACTCTAACTTCCTTTTGTCCAATAGCCGTTTGAGCAATGGCTCGTTCCACATTTGGATCCTGTTCATTTCCCCATACCTTTCCTGGTTCTTCATCTGGAAATTGTTTAAAGTTTGAAAAATGAAAGACAGTTCCGTTCCACCCAACCGGCTCCAATAATCCTAACTTATCTGCATATGTCTCTAAAATAGTTGGATCCTGTTTGACAAGCTCATTTGCAAGGATAGCAAACGTTCTATTACAACTCTGCGCATAACTCTCTGTAAAAGTTAAGGAGCCCAGCTGTCGATCCGATGGACCATCCCCGTATAAGTTTTGGTTACAGTTAAAGCTACGTGAAACATCTACATTATCTGACTCCAAAGCTGCTGCTGCAGTCACCGTCTTAAATATGGATCCAGGAAAATGAGCCGTTAACATTTGATTTTGTATGGTATTCCCCTTATACGGTTGCTCCATGTCAATAGTCGGTCGGGAAACCATTGCCAAAACATCTCTAGATTCTACATCTAATAAAACTAATCCACCCATTTTCATGTCATACTTATCAATAATCTTTTCACTTAATTTCTGTTTTTCCATATCGAGAGTCGTTTGCACTTTTGTCGGATAGAAAGTATCTGATTCTCCTATATATCGTAGGTTCAGTCCCATCATTGGAGTTCCTTGTGCATCCACATGGTACAATATTTTTTGTTCGTTTTGCGATTGTAAAAACGGATCAAAAGTTGCCTGAAGCCCTGATATTCCAATAGGTTTAGCATCTTTATTATCCTCATATTCTGGATATCTATTATAGTATTCCTCTTTATTATTCCGAACAATTCCTAACAAATGCTGAGCATCCGTTGGGTCTTGAACTACTGTTCTTTCTACTGCTACTATTCCAGGTACTTGTTCCTTTTTAATCTTTTCATATAAGCTATCAGTCACAGTGATCGGAAATAAATCAGTTAAGTAAGAAGGTTTTTTTAATTGCTTGATTTTATTTTGTAATTGCTGGGTTGATACAGGTAATTCATCTAACACAGCGTTGTTGGATAGCTGATCAAGAAAAGGAAATAAAACGATGTCTTTTCGCATCGCTTGATTAAGTGGTTTTTCCTTATTGTCTAGAAAAATACCTCTCCCACTTGATAGATTAATTTCAGAAGTGCGCTGATCAACACTTTCCTCCAGTAAATTCACGTTATCCGGTCCAAAGCTCTCGGTCGATATGAGTTGAATAGATGCTAATCGATACAAGAGTGCTCCAAATCCTAGTAAAAGGAAAAGCGACAAGACGGATACTCGTTTCGTATTCAATTTCTTCCACCCCCATGCTAGCAGTATCTTCAAATAAATGAAAAAATAAACCTGCTCTCATAGCATGAGTTACAACTATTTTAAATCCTAAAAAACAAAAAGCTATCAAGGTTCCCTTGATAGCTTTCCATCTTATTTTACATCAATAATTTTTACCACCATGTCTCCACCGGGAGTTGGTACCGTAACTTCTTCTCCAATTTGGTGCCCTAAGAGGCTTTTTGCAATTGGAGAATCGTTCGAAATTTTCCCTTCAAAAGGATCTGCTTCCGCACTTCCTACAATCGTATAACTTTCTTCGTCGCCATCTGGAAGCTCTTGGAACGTTACCGATTTCCCTAGGGAAACGACGTCCGGGTTGTCATTATCGTTTTCAATAATAACCGCATTTCGAATCATGTTTTCAACTTGAGCGATTCTGGATTCCACAAACGCTTGCTCATCTTTCGCAGCATCATATTCAGAGTTCTCAGATAGATCTCCAAAATCACGAGCTATTTTAATGCGTTCCACTACTTCTTGACGTCGTTCTGTTTTCAAATAATGAAGTTCATTTTCTAACTTTTCTTTACCTTCTTGGGTCATGTAGTAACTTTTTTCTGCTGCCATAAAACCTTACACTCCTTTAATCCAACAATAAATAATTAGTTTATCCGTATAGCATGTAAATCCAGTCATATTTCACCTATTAATTCTACATGCATAAGCCAATATCCTATGTGTTACTTGTATTGTTTAAAACTACTAACAAATACTATGGCAGATTTCCGACTTTTTTTCAACAGTTTTCTAAATATTGTAATTAAATCGCTTTCCTGTTCAGGATAGTTTGAATCTTTGTCGCCATAATATCAATGGCCACATGATTTTGCCCGCCTTCTGGAATGATGATATCCGCATAACGTTTAGTAGGTTCAACAAATTGTAAGTGCATTGGTCTTACTACATTTATATATTGATCAATAACGGAATCAATGGTACGTCCTCTTTCTTTGATGTCACGTAATAAACGACGAATAATGCGTACGTCCGCATCAGTATCCACAAATACTTTGATATCCATCAATTCTAATAAACGTGGGTCTTCCAAGATTAAGATACCTTCTAAGATGATAACATCTTTCGGTTCAACTTCTACTGTCTCATTTGAACGGGTATGTAACGCGTAATCATAAACTGGCTTTTCGATGGATTTATGATTTAATAGATCATTTACGTGTTGTATCAATAAATCATTATCAAAAGCTAAAGGATGATCATAATTCGTCCGTAGTCTCTCTTCAAAAGGTAAATGACTTTGATCTTTATAATAATAATCCTGCTCGATAACTAAGATAGTTTTATCTGCAAATCGTTGACTGATAGATCTCGTAATAGAAGTTTTTCCTGAACCAGTTCCACCGGCAACTCCAATTACTACTGGTTTATGGTTTGACATGCTCTTACTTGCTCCTTTTTCTCTATTCACTTACGTTTTTTCTCACACTAATTGCAACGCCATCTCCAACTGGGATGATGGTTGTCTTGTATCTAGGGTGGTTCACTAAGTACTCATTATACCTTTTAATTTTCTGTGCTATTTTATCCAGCCTTTTATTTTCTCCTGTTTGTTTCGCTACTAGTCCTTTAAATAACACGTTATCAGAAATAACAATTCCTTCTTCTGTTAACAGTTCACTATATTGGTCAAAAAACACTTGGTATTGCCCTTTGGCCGCGTCAATAAATAACAAATCATACGGACCGTTTTCTTTCGCCCTATCTACCGTTTCCAATGCATCACCACGTAATAAGGAAATTCGATTGTCTGTATCTTGAGCGTTAACATACTGCTGAGCAACTTTATATCGTTCCTCATCACGCTCAATCGTTGTAATATGAGATGTAGGATTGGCTTCTAGCATTCGTAACGTAGAATAGCCGATTGCAGTCCCTATCTCCAGTATTTTTTTCGGCTTTTTCAATCGAATTATTTGTTGAAGTAACTCTATACCTAACGGTTCCATAATTGGTACACGATGCTCTCTCGCATATTGCTCCATCTCGAGTACCCACGGTTTTGGATTCTTTATCGTGGATAGGAGATAAGCCTCTATATGCTCATCCATAGTGCCCCTCCTTCCTACTCCATACAGAAAAGCAGGGAAGCGCAACGCCTCATTCCCTGCCTCTATGTTTTTATCTTAAATATTTTTCCGTTAATTCCATATGTTCTTCATAGGTTTCTGAATAGTAGATATTGCCATCATCTGCTGCAATAAAGTACATATAATCTGTATCCGTCGGTTTTAATACAGCTTGCAAAGAATTTTCAGCGAAATTGGATATTGGCCCTACAGGTAACCCAGTCACATAATAGGTGTTATACGGTGATTCTACTTTTAAGTCTTTATGATAGACACGATCTTTATGCTCTCCTAATGCATAAAGAACAGTAGGATCTGTTTGTAGCATCATACCCACATCTAGACGATTATAAAAGACGCCAGCAATTGTTTTTCTCTCTTCTTCTGTTCTTGCTTCATTTTCTACAAGAGAAGCCATTGTTAAGGCTTCATGAACGGTCATATCACGTTCCGAGATAGTATCCAAATATGGTTCTACGACTGCTTGTGTTTTTTTCAACATAGAATGAATGATGGATTCAACACTAGGATCTTCCACATAGAATTCGTAAGTGGCAGCAAATAAATACCCTTCTAAAGGATAACGAATTTCTGGATCTAATATAGTATCCGATAAAATGGATGGATAGCTATCAATTAGCTTCTCAACAAATTTTCTATCATTCACCTTATCCAAAAATTCTTCTTCACTAATATTTGCTTTTTCCGCAAATAATGCTGCCATATCTTCTACTGTTTTTCCTTCTGGAATCGTAACCGTAATTACTGGTTCCTTCAACACTTTTCCAGTTTGAAGCGCATCAATGATTTCATCAAGTTTCATGGATGGTGAAAGTTCGTATTCTCCAGCTTGAAACTCTGTAGCATTGTTGAACTTAATATAGAAACGAAAGATCATACTGTTTTCTATAAGGCCGTTTTCTTCTAATATATTGGCAATTTGCGAAGTAGATGAGCCCATTGGGATTTTAATCGCTACTTTTGTATCATCACTAGGGTCTACAGGCTTTAACGCGGAAGAGACATATAAGTAACCAGATATTCCTGCGATAATTAGAATTCCAGCTAGTACAGTTAACACGATGACAACGATTCTCCTGACCGTTCTAGCTTCCTCTAGCCTTTGTTGGACATTGTCTTTGTGTGTACCGTCTTTTTCAGACGTTGACATAGAGCATCCCCCTTTCATCCGGTCTATTATACTACATAGTTCGTCATAATTTCTATTACATTACCAAAATTTCCATATGCGTAGAACGAAATAACTTTTAACAAGTTAGATCACAAGAAATCCCCTTTAAGGATAGCTTCTGAAAGTAAAAAACGAACCCCTTTTCAACGCTGAAAGGGGTTCGTTACTTAGTTCTAATCCGTTTCTTCGTCTGTCAGTGTGTTAAGCATTTCCTCAACCATTTCCCATTCCTCATCCGATTCAATTTGGAATAAGGATAAATCATCATCATCGGCTGATTTCTCCTCATAACGAAACGCAAATACTTCTACTTCTTCATCATCCTTTTGCTCCATTGGAACAACAGCTATATATGAATATCCCGTTTCGTCTACGTCAAAGGTAAACAGCACTTCAAAAAGATGCTCTTCTCCATTTTCATCTGGAATGATAATTCGTTCCTTTTCTTCTAATGCCAACCTCTACACCTCCTATTTATTAACTGTTAGAATCTAGGTAGCTTTGCAAAATTAAAGCAGCTGCCATTTTGTCGATTACTTTTTTTCTCTTCTTCCGACTCATATCGGCCTCTAACAATATTCGTTCTGCAGCCATCGTCGTTAATCTTTCATCCCACATAACGGTGGACAATGAAAATTGGTCTTCTAAATGCTTCGCATAGGCGAGGGAGGCCTCTCCCCTCTCTCCTATTGTACCGT includes:
- the greA gene encoding transcription elongation factor GreA, producing the protein MAAEKSYYMTQEGKEKLENELHYLKTERRQEVVERIKIARDFGDLSENSEYDAAKDEQAFVESRIAQVENMIRNAVIIENDNDNPDVVSLGKSVTFQELPDGDEESYTIVGSAEADPFEGKISNDSPIAKSLLGHQIGEEVTVPTPGGDMVVKIIDVK
- the mtnN gene encoding 5'-methylthioadenosine/S-adenosylhomocysteine nucleosidase, encoding MTVGIIGAMDEEVALLQKNMSNNQTETIAGSTFITGQLRGKDVVVLQSGIGKVNAAVATTILQERYNPSIVINTGSAGGFAPQLKVGDLVISSSVTHHDVDVTAFDYEYGQVPGMPAKYEADPKLVDIALKAAAELDSIQAVKGIIATGDSFMQDEERIRFVRNKFPEMIAAEMEAAAIAQVCYKYGTPFVIVRALSDIAGKESSVSFDAFLDTAATNAANLIMNMVEKVS
- a CDS encoding penicillin-binding transpeptidase domain-containing protein: MNTKRVSVLSLFLLLGFGALLYRLASIQLISTESFGPDNVNLLEESVDQRTSEINLSSGRGIFLDNKEKPLNQAMRKDIVLFPFLDQLSNNAVLDELPVSTQQLQNKIKQLKKPSYLTDLFPITVTDSLYEKIKKEQVPGIVAVERTVVQDPTDAQHLLGIVRNNKEEYYNRYPEYEDNKDAKPIGISGLQATFDPFLQSQNEQKILYHVDAQGTPMMGLNLRYIGESDTFYPTKVQTTLDMEKQKLSEKIIDKYDMKMGGLVLLDVESRDVLAMVSRPTIDMEQPYKGNTIQNQMLTAHFPGSIFKTVTAAAALESDNVDVSRSFNCNQNLYGDGPSDRQLGSLTFTESYAQSCNRTFAILANELVKQDPTILETYADKLGLLEPVGWNGTVFHFSNFKQFPDEEPGKVWGNEQDPNVERAIAQTAIGQKEVRVTPLAIANMMATVADGGNKKEVRAVQKILYRNGTSMFDFSMHRNRKNELKPETAKLLQGLMEQVVENGTGQTFKGLQVAGKSGTAQTGMENKFHHWFAGYFPKDNPKYAMVVVDLYQSDEASTTYNIYRDIVSNLLRGDSS
- a CDS encoding YrhC family protein translates to MEENRKLLKAKIEDYSRFLITLLIVSSYFYIGMLINTYLEPNLDKAIFLVFLMLTSLFVAGVFAGLLKKWMTRIQEDEGIK
- a CDS encoding YrrS family protein, whose translation is MSDEYNPYTRVDKFEKRRKNTKAISFLIGIGSILLVVLIGLIIFGGGEEETAQDTKEEPETESVSSDMEDSTLDSSESTTDTDSDKTTDVETSDEEEVDPVVEEVPSDDPNVIKAFQGDWEPIGTQQEGNHVITFEQGTVDWKEMMDAVSMATGLSRTDMIQWWVSRSGDQSVQATVSNPSETEIYRVSVKWVDHQGWQPTLVEQLKENDQKHRFKEDSSNDSGAQTE
- a CDS encoding O-methyltransferase; the protein is MDEHIEAYLLSTIKNPKPWVLEMEQYAREHRVPIMEPLGIELLQQIIRLKKPKKILEIGTAIGYSTLRMLEANPTSHITTIERDEERYKVAQQYVNAQDTDNRISLLRGDALETVDRAKENGPYDLLFIDAAKGQYQVFFDQYSELLTEEGIVISDNVLFKGLVAKQTGENKRLDKIAQKIKRYNEYLVNHPRYKTTIIPVGDGVAISVRKNVSE
- the udk gene encoding uridine kinase; this translates as MSNHKPVVIGVAGGTGSGKTSITRSISQRFADKTILVIEQDYYYKDQSHLPFEERLRTNYDHPLAFDNDLLIQHVNDLLNHKSIEKPVYDYALHTRSNETVEVEPKDVIILEGILILEDPRLLELMDIKVFVDTDADVRIIRRLLRDIKERGRTIDSVIDQYINVVRPMHLQFVEPTKRYADIIIPEGGQNHVAIDIMATKIQTILNRKAI
- the mltG gene encoding endolytic transglycosylase MltG — protein: MSTSEKDGTHKDNVQQRLEEARTVRRIVVIVLTVLAGILIIAGISGYLYVSSALKPVDPSDDTKVAIKIPMGSSTSQIANILEENGLIENSMIFRFYIKFNNATEFQAGEYELSPSMKLDEIIDALQTGKVLKEPVITVTIPEGKTVEDMAALFAEKANISEEEFLDKVNDRKFVEKLIDSYPSILSDTILDPEIRYPLEGYLFAATYEFYVEDPSVESIIHSMLKKTQAVVEPYLDTISERDMTVHEALTMASLVENEARTEEERKTIAGVFYNRLDVGMMLQTDPTVLYALGEHKDRVYHKDLKVESPYNTYYVTGLPVGPISNFAENSLQAVLKPTDTDYMYFIAADDGNIYYSETYEEHMELTEKYLR